One window of Caloenas nicobarica isolate bCalNic1 chromosome 7, bCalNic1.hap1, whole genome shotgun sequence genomic DNA carries:
- the PCGF5 gene encoding polycomb group RING finger protein 5 isoform X2: MATQRKHLVKDFNPHITCYICKGYLIKPTTVTECLHTFCKTCIVQHFEDSNDCPRCGNQVHETNPLEMLRLDNTLEEIIFKLVPGLREQELQREIEFWKKNKPQENGQDESPKADKPKEDEECDENEEDKDYHRSDPQIAICLDCLRNNGQSGDNVVKGLMKKFIRCSTRVTVGTIKKFLSLKLKLPSSYELDVLCNGEIMGKDHTMEFIYMTRWRLRGENSYPMVLQYRPRIDFG, translated from the exons ATGGCTACTCAGAGGAAGCACTTGGTGAAAGATTTCAATCCTCATATCACCTGCTATATCTGTAAAGGCTACCTGATCAAGCCAACTACAGTAACTGAATGCCTCCATACCT TTTGTAAGACTTGTATTGTTCAGCACTTTGAAGACAGCAATGACTGTCCCAGGTGTGGCAACCAAGTGCATGAGACCAATCCACTAGAAATGTTAAG gCTTGATAACACCTTAGAGGAAATTATATTTAAGCTGGTTCCTGGACTTCGAGAAC AGGAACTGCAGCGAGAGATtgaattttggaagaaaaacaaacctcaagAAAATGGACAAg atgaaaGCCCAAAAGCTGATAAACCCAAAGAAGATGAGGAGtgtgatgaaaatgaagaagacAAAGACTATCATAGGAGTGACCCACAGATTGCTATCTGCCTCGACTGTTTACGCAACAACGGGCAGTCAGGAGATAATGTAGTCAAA GgtttaatgaagaaatttaTCCGCTGTTCTACTCGAGTGACTGTGGGAACGATCAAAAAGTTTCTCagcttaaaattaaaacttccAAGTTCTTATGAG CTGGATGTACTATGCAATGGAGAAATCATGGGGAAGGATCATACTATGGAATTCATCTATATGACAAGATGGAGACTAAGAGGCGAAAAC tcTTACCCTATGGTACTTCAGTATCGACCTAGAATTGACTTCGGTTAG
- the PCGF5 gene encoding polycomb group RING finger protein 5 isoform X1, whose translation MATQRKHLVKDFNPHITCYICKGYLIKPTTVTECLHTFCKTCIVQHFEDSNDCPRCGNQVHETNPLEMLRLDNTLEEIIFKLVPGLREQELQREIEFWKKNKPQENGQDESPKADKPKEDEECDENEEDKDYHRSDPQIAICLDCLRNNGQSGDNVVKGLMKKFIRCSTRVTVGTIKKFLSLKLKLPSSYELDVLCNGEIMGKDHTMEFIYMTRWRLRGENFRCQNCSSSQVCSQDGTFYQSYPMVLQYRPRIDFG comes from the exons ATGGCTACTCAGAGGAAGCACTTGGTGAAAGATTTCAATCCTCATATCACCTGCTATATCTGTAAAGGCTACCTGATCAAGCCAACTACAGTAACTGAATGCCTCCATACCT TTTGTAAGACTTGTATTGTTCAGCACTTTGAAGACAGCAATGACTGTCCCAGGTGTGGCAACCAAGTGCATGAGACCAATCCACTAGAAATGTTAAG gCTTGATAACACCTTAGAGGAAATTATATTTAAGCTGGTTCCTGGACTTCGAGAAC AGGAACTGCAGCGAGAGATtgaattttggaagaaaaacaaacctcaagAAAATGGACAAg atgaaaGCCCAAAAGCTGATAAACCCAAAGAAGATGAGGAGtgtgatgaaaatgaagaagacAAAGACTATCATAGGAGTGACCCACAGATTGCTATCTGCCTCGACTGTTTACGCAACAACGGGCAGTCAGGAGATAATGTAGTCAAA GgtttaatgaagaaatttaTCCGCTGTTCTACTCGAGTGACTGTGGGAACGATCAAAAAGTTTCTCagcttaaaattaaaacttccAAGTTCTTATGAG CTGGATGTACTATGCAATGGAGAAATCATGGGGAAGGATCATACTATGGAATTCATCTATATGACAAGATGGAGACTAAGAGGCGAAAAC TTTCGGTGTCAGAACTGCTCATCTTCGCAAGTCTGCTCACAGGATGGCACTTTTTATCAG tcTTACCCTATGGTACTTCAGTATCGACCTAGAATTGACTTCGGTTAG